The following nucleotide sequence is from Sulfurimonas sp. hsl 1-7.
ACTTGAGATCTCACACGCAGTTGCTCCTGCGGTAGATACTTTATGGATGGGGTATTTTAACAGTTTTTATCAGCAAAATATGGACTTGCTTCTTCCAAAAGCACAAGAGCTTGGTGTAAACGGACTAATTATTCCCGATCTTCCTCACGAAGAAGCACTGAGATATAAAGACCTGTTTGATGCAAACAACCTTGCAAACATTAGCTTTGTAGCACCTACAGATAGTCCTGAACGTATTAAAGAAGTTGTAAGTGATGCACAAAAATTTATCTATATGGTTGCATATACTGGAATTACAGGTGCAGGTGTGAGTGAAGATTTACAACCGTTTTTAGCTACGATCAAAAAGTTTACGCAAACTCCTGTTTATGTAGGTTTCGGTGTAAATGAAAAAACGGCAAAAGATAAAGTAAAAGGTGCTGACGGTGTAATTGTCGGAAGTGCATTTATCAATATCTTGCTTCAAGACTCTCTCTCTTTCAACGAAAAGATCCACAGATGTTCCGATCTTGCAAGAGAGATCAAAGATAAAATCAACAGTTAAGTAAACTTTACCCTTTTACTATTTCAAACAATACTAAAAGGGTATTTTGAAATAAACTGTCATTATCGTCACTTACCATCAGGTAAGTGTTTTTGTCTACTTTTTCAATCCCCTCGAAATTATCTATTTTCCATCCATCTTGAGAACTTATCTTAGCCAATGATTCTGTACTACAAGTACCATCTATACAACTTGAGAGATCAATTTTTAAGATCTGTGTAGTTCTTGCTCTTGTAAAGATATTAGTATCTCTCATCAACACTATTACATTGTGGGTATCTATAAACTTGATATCGGTGATAAATCCCTCTGCATCAAATTTCCAAGTAAAATCTCTCGAATAAATTCTATGTTTCTTCTTCTTTTTCAAAGGGGCTTCGGGTGCGGTAATAATTCCATACAAAGAGCTGTAAGCAACTGATTCTAAGCCTTTGTTTATACTCTCATAGTTCTCATTTTTTCGAAGTTTTTTATTGAGCTTAATCGATTTATAACAATTTCCGTAAAGATCATACAGTTCAACTCTGTTTTTTCCCTCAAAAGAGATAGCTACACCTTTACCGTAGATATCCATCCCCTCTGCATCTCGAAAATTTTTAGAGAGTTTTTTACCCTGTTTATCTTTTAAAGAGTAACTGTTTTTATATTTAAATGTTTCAATCTTTTTATCTTTGATAGCAAAATCAAAATGAAGTAATCTTCCTTTATCACTTAAGCAGTAAAGAGTATTCTCTTTTAAGACCAGTGCAGAAAATTCACTCAGTTTATCATCGAATGAAGAGAGTTTTTTTGTATCTAATATATGGATCTTCCCTATTTGACACTCTTGTTCTCCATTTGGACAAATTGTATATGCGAATAAATTGCTTAAGAGTAAAAAGGGGATAATTAAAAGTTTCATATTATGATTATAGCGTGTTTGAAGTTTGTGTAACTTAATGGTGCGTCAAAAGAAATCTACTAACTTTACTCAGTAAAATTAGCAAATGCACCTTCAACGCTGAGAACACTTTTATATTTTGTATTTGTAAGCTGTACCCGTTTTGTTTTTAGATCACAAACCGCTATACGAAAACTTGAACCCATATACGGTTCGACAATACAGATAATTTTCTCCCCTATTTGACGTGTTGCATGAATATTGCCTTGAAGCGTCGGGAAAAAATATTGTGGATAACTCAAAGGTGTAATTTCAACGATCTCGACACTCTCTCTTTTCTTTAGACTCTCTGCTAGTATCTCAGCATCTTCAAAAGTCTCACACTGAACACACCAATCATCAAATTTTTTGTTAAAATGATGAAGATCCTCATCTAAAAAACCACCTGCCGGTGACTGTAAAGCAAATATTTTCATATTCCTAACCTAATATACGGTGATAAATTTTGATCAAACTTAAGATGACCACTTGTAACTGTACTATAAGCCCGTTTCAATTGTTAATTAAATGAAAAGTTGATTATTTATTATATTTTGAAGTTTATTAA
It contains:
- a CDS encoding esterase-like activity of phytase family protein, which gives rise to MKLLIIPFLLLSNLFAYTICPNGEQECQIGKIHILDTKKLSSFDDKLSEFSALVLKENTLYCLSDKGRLLHFDFAIKDKKIETFKYKNSYSLKDKQGKKLSKNFRDAEGMDIYGKGVAISFEGKNRVELYDLYGNCYKSIKLNKKLRKNENYESINKGLESVAYSSLYGIITAPEAPLKKKKKHRIYSRDFTWKFDAEGFITDIKFIDTHNVIVLMRDTNIFTRARTTQILKIDLSSCIDGTCSTESLAKISSQDGWKIDNFEGIEKVDKNTYLMVSDDNDSLFQNTLLVLFEIVKG
- the trpA gene encoding tryptophan synthase subunit alpha encodes the protein MKDLVAYITSGYPEKDFTIDLALSLGENGVDTLELGVPFSDPVADGPAIEAANHKALSLGFKFKDLLEISHAVAPAVDTLWMGYFNSFYQQNMDLLLPKAQELGVNGLIIPDLPHEEALRYKDLFDANNLANISFVAPTDSPERIKEVVSDAQKFIYMVAYTGITGAGVSEDLQPFLATIKKFTQTPVYVGFGVNEKTAKDKVKGADGVIVGSAFINILLQDSLSFNEKIHRCSDLAREIKDKINS